In Penaeus chinensis breed Huanghai No. 1 chromosome 2, ASM1920278v2, whole genome shotgun sequence, the following proteins share a genomic window:
- the LOC125031198 gene encoding uncharacterized protein LOC125031198 isoform X2, which produces MDCGNLWRVVLLVCFAAPSLAQKTQLQAHLEHLDGVRNPMAATDEPRLEARRYIKEKFRELGLQVHSQTFNTILKPQYDEQTVSGENLVGIAPGTVGGPVMVVGADYDTPPQSSPLEDNGAGVAALLEVARHFMHETGANGPFQRLNTVIFVAFDLNVKAYGNSHPGKPGSYHFLHQWLWPYINQTSNNFAGAIILDSITKFSTEFGSQYVVQEFKDAFPKASSAIASSGNKGDFLAMFTREDSRSINLANMFTANYVKDRKANMFRLQPMSVRDGLSYVGVLKMFNHQSHHPFWSFRPSEELVPLPALLLTDTDVYRMSQDVCDRPCTPAAFLTRGREGFITKTIDAVTNTLLSLQTERVPVTGAGGKLGVTTPLFLIACVTVISGIIR; this is translated from the exons ATGGATTGCGGCAACTTGTGGAGAGTCGTCCtgcttgtgt GCTTCGCAGCCCCTTCACTGGCGCAGAAGACGCAGCTGCAGGCGCACCTGGAGCACCTGGACGGCGTGCGGAACCCCATGGCGGCGACCGACGAGCCGCGGTTGGAGGCACGACGCTACATCAAGGAAAAGTTCCGCGAACTCGGCCTCCAGGTTCACAGTCAGACCTTCAACACCATCCTCAAGCCTCAGTATGATGAACAAACG GTATCCGGCGAGAATCTCGTGGGCATCGCTCCCGGGACGGTGGGCGGTCCAGTAATGGTAGTAGGAGCTGACTACGACACGCCCCCCCAGAGCTCGCCCCTGGAGGACAACGGCGCGGGCGTGGCTGCTCTGCTGGAGGTGGCGAGACATTTCATGCACGAGACGGGCGCGAACGGGCCCTTTCAGAGACTCAACACCGTCATATTTGTTGCTTTTGATCTGAACGTCAAAGCTTAT gGTAACAGTCACCCTGGTAAGCCTGGTTCCTACCACTTCCTCCACCAGTGGTTGTGGCCTTACATCAACCAGACGTCTAACAACTTTGCTGGTGCCATTATTCTTGACTCCATCACGAAGTTTAGCACCGAGTTCGGCTCTCAGTACGTGGTCCAGGAGTTCAAAGAT GCGTTTCCCAAGGCATCCTCGGCCATCGCTAGCTCCGGCAACAAGGGAGATTTCCTGGCCATGTTTACCAGAGAGGACTCGCGCAGCATCAATTTGGCCAACATGTTCACGGCCAATTATGTAAAG GATCGTAAGGCCAATATGTTCAGGCTGCAACCCATGTCGGTGAGGGATGGATTGTCCTACGTCGGCGTCCTCAAGATGTTCAACCACCAGTCACACCACCCCTTCTGGTCCTTCAGGCCCTCTGAGGAACTCGTGCCGCTGCCTGCGCTGCTGCTCACTGACACAG ATGTGTACCGCATGTCCCAGGACGTCTGTGACAGGCCGTGCACCCCCGCCGCTTTCCTCACTAGGGGACGTGAAGGTTTCATCACCAAGACCATCGATGCAGTTACCAATACTTTGCTCAGCCTTCAAACtgaaa gAGTGCCTGTCACAGGTGCTGGTGGGAAATTGGGAGTCACGACCCCCCTCTTCCTTATCGCTTGTGTTACCGTTATCAGCGGGATTATTCGTTAA
- the LOC125031198 gene encoding uncharacterized protein LOC125031198 isoform X1, with the protein MAHLVILLSTLYFYGFAAPSLAQKTQLQAHLEHLDGVRNPMAATDEPRLEARRYIKEKFRELGLQVHSQTFNTILKPQYDEQTVSGENLVGIAPGTVGGPVMVVGADYDTPPQSSPLEDNGAGVAALLEVARHFMHETGANGPFQRLNTVIFVAFDLNVKAYGNSHPGKPGSYHFLHQWLWPYINQTSNNFAGAIILDSITKFSTEFGSQYVVQEFKDAFPKASSAIASSGNKGDFLAMFTREDSRSINLANMFTANYVKDRKANMFRLQPMSVRDGLSYVGVLKMFNHQSHHPFWSFRPSEELVPLPALLLTDTDVYRMSQDVCDRPCTPAAFLTRGREGFITKTIDAVTNTLLSLQTERVPVTGAGGKLGVTTPLFLIACVTVISGIIR; encoded by the exons ATGGCACACTTAGTCATTCTACTCTCCACACTCTATTTTTATG GCTTCGCAGCCCCTTCACTGGCGCAGAAGACGCAGCTGCAGGCGCACCTGGAGCACCTGGACGGCGTGCGGAACCCCATGGCGGCGACCGACGAGCCGCGGTTGGAGGCACGACGCTACATCAAGGAAAAGTTCCGCGAACTCGGCCTCCAGGTTCACAGTCAGACCTTCAACACCATCCTCAAGCCTCAGTATGATGAACAAACG GTATCCGGCGAGAATCTCGTGGGCATCGCTCCCGGGACGGTGGGCGGTCCAGTAATGGTAGTAGGAGCTGACTACGACACGCCCCCCCAGAGCTCGCCCCTGGAGGACAACGGCGCGGGCGTGGCTGCTCTGCTGGAGGTGGCGAGACATTTCATGCACGAGACGGGCGCGAACGGGCCCTTTCAGAGACTCAACACCGTCATATTTGTTGCTTTTGATCTGAACGTCAAAGCTTAT gGTAACAGTCACCCTGGTAAGCCTGGTTCCTACCACTTCCTCCACCAGTGGTTGTGGCCTTACATCAACCAGACGTCTAACAACTTTGCTGGTGCCATTATTCTTGACTCCATCACGAAGTTTAGCACCGAGTTCGGCTCTCAGTACGTGGTCCAGGAGTTCAAAGAT GCGTTTCCCAAGGCATCCTCGGCCATCGCTAGCTCCGGCAACAAGGGAGATTTCCTGGCCATGTTTACCAGAGAGGACTCGCGCAGCATCAATTTGGCCAACATGTTCACGGCCAATTATGTAAAG GATCGTAAGGCCAATATGTTCAGGCTGCAACCCATGTCGGTGAGGGATGGATTGTCCTACGTCGGCGTCCTCAAGATGTTCAACCACCAGTCACACCACCCCTTCTGGTCCTTCAGGCCCTCTGAGGAACTCGTGCCGCTGCCTGCGCTGCTGCTCACTGACACAG ATGTGTACCGCATGTCCCAGGACGTCTGTGACAGGCCGTGCACCCCCGCCGCTTTCCTCACTAGGGGACGTGAAGGTTTCATCACCAAGACCATCGATGCAGTTACCAATACTTTGCTCAGCCTTCAAACtgaaa gAGTGCCTGTCACAGGTGCTGGTGGGAAATTGGGAGTCACGACCCCCCTCTTCCTTATCGCTTGTGTTACCGTTATCAGCGGGATTATTCGTTAA
- the LOC125031189 gene encoding uncharacterized protein LOC125031189, with the protein MRRLVLGLLASFLGVSLVAADIDMDVKIVEKLQHFSEYRFPGNNHEDSWVKARDYIEKEFSYYGLRVQKQTFNSTIWTIEDDQSVEGVNIIGVAQATNNKPSAIVVVGANYDTNTRESPGPLFNNGAGIAALLETARLFMHNVKWSGAFRQNFTTIFVAFDLNTKEHDNGPGKSGGWYFVNEWLWDYLNKSDTNFGGAFVLDSIMNVNQEPTSQDTSENFRKIFPDTFNSMAKNGNKGNFIGVVTQPDEKSKKLRDQFVGNYRKDRRRRPFRLEDMTLPRVLHQNNIISELTTQETVEFWSFQVNGTATPLPAILITDTEKLREMPESPCGNRVCPPKAWLTEEREDFMVATVEGLTGTLLRRQATRLPDSPGNSSDATSLPSLFTTVIFLLIGRFYH; encoded by the exons ATGAGAAGACTAGTACTAGGACTGTTGGCGTCCTTCTTGG GCGTTAGTTTGGTGGCCGCAGATATTGATATGGATGTGAAAATCGTTGAGAAACTGCAGCACTTCTCCGAGTATCGCTTCCCGGGTAACAATCATGAAGACAGTTGGGTTAAAGCTCGAGACTACATCGAAAAAGAGTTTAGTTACTATGGGCTCAGAGTACAGAAGCAGACCTTCAATTCGACAATCTGGACAATTGAGGACGACCAGAGT GTTGAGGGCGTCAACATCATCGGAGTGGCTCAGGCCACCAACAACAAGCCCAGCGCCATAGTGGTCGTAGGAGCCAACTACGACACGAACACGCGCGAGAGCCCTGGACCCCTCTTCAACAACGGCGCCGGAATTGCAGCCCTCCTTGAGACGGCGAGGCTCTTCATGCACAACGTCAAATGGTCAGGCGCTTTCAGGCAAAACTTTACCACCATCTTCGTCGCCTTCGATCTCAACACGAAGGAGCATGAT AACGGACCTGGAAAGTCCGGAGGCTGGTACTTCGTCAACGAATGGCTGTGGGACTACCTCAACAAATCCGACACCAACTTTGGAGGAGCCTTCGTCCTCGACTCCATCATGAATGTCAACCAGGAACCTACTTCTCAGGACACCTCCGAGAACTTCCGCAAG ATATTCCCGGACACCTTCAACAGCATGGCTAAGAACGGCAACAAAGGTAACTTCATCGGCGTCGTCACACAGCCTGACGAGAAATCCAAGAAACTGAGGGATCAGTTTGTGGGTAACTATCGGAAG GATCGCAGGAGGAGGCCCTTCCGTCTGGAGGACATGACGCTGCCCAGAGTACTCCACCAGAACAATATTATCTCCGAACTGACCACCCAGGAAACCGTTGAATTCTGGTCCTTCCAAGTCAACGGAACAGCCACGCCCCTTCCAGCTATTCTTATCACTGACACTG aGAAACTTCGAGAAATGCCTGAGAGTCCTTGCGGCAACCGAGTTTGCCCTCCCAAGGCCTGGTTGACGGAAGAACGGGAGGATTTCATGGTCGCCACCGTGGAAGGGCTCACGGGCACCCTTCTCCGCCGCCAGGCCACGCGCCTTCCGG ACTCACCTGGCAACAGTAGCGACGCTACATCACTTCCATCGCTTTTCACCACTGTCATCTTTCTGCTGATAGGGCGATTCTACCATTAA